Part of the Drosophila kikkawai strain 14028-0561.14 chromosome 3L, DkikHiC1v2, whole genome shotgun sequence genome is shown below.
GAATGCAAGCTCAAATAtctgcaaagcaatttaagaaCATAGAAGTATatacaaacaacaaacgatAGACAAATTCTAATGCTAACTTAACTAAGAGAAAATGATAAACTTGATTAAGAGCGAAAGCTAGGTTCAGCAACGAAAGCGTCTCCAGCTTCCATCGTATCGCCAGAGAGAGAAGCGGTGAGAGACGAAGAGAGAGGGTCAGCAGTGAATGTCGAAAGGTCGCTTATGTGCGCGATGCAGGTTCCGTTATTTGCTTTCTTCGCTTTCGACAAAAATTCGCAGCTGCAACGGCTCGTTCTACTGAGCGCATTGAGTTCTAGCACATGGGCTGAAAAGTCCCGGGCCTAAcaaagtaaacaatttttaaaaattcaatattagCTTTATTTATCAGCTTTGCGTTAGCTGTCAAAGGCATCGGGCGTGTTTTCGgctattaaaaaagaaaaagggaaaattaaaaaaaataaataaatttctcatGTTTTCGTGAAGTGCAAACGCATTTTTGCTTCGCTGCGAACTTCATTGTGAAGAATCTATGGACAAGTCCACCTCTGTGGCAAAAGCTATTGCTTTtccaaatccgacctctaagGTCGTGGTGTCAGTGCCCTTACTTTCCGTTGTTTGTTCCAATCGCGAAAACCAAGTGAAACAAAAAGACAGTCGCATTTGTTCTGGGTGCCGCCCGACTTCGGGGCTTGCGTCTTATCCACTTGGCTACGCTCTTCTTTTTGGAGGTCGGATAAAGGACATACTTATCCAACAAGTCAGTAAAGCAGTGCATAATGTCTAATCTTTCGGACACTGAAGAAGATCTAAACATCAGCGAGATCGTGGCTCGGCAGCAACGACAAATGAGTGAGGCACTTAATTGCTCATTAGCCGAATTCAGCCGGCGActtgccgcctcctcctccgtcaATACCGCACCAATATCAACCATTGATGTAGAACCAGAGCTAGCAGTCATAAATGGCGACGATGAAGACTGGTGGACCCCTATATCGGCGAACAACAAACGCCGTCTCGTCTCCGGAGCACCGAGATCAGCCACCAAAATTCTAAGAAAAGCCAATAGCCCAAAAACTAATACTTCTACCAACCAATTCGATGAACTGTCAGACATGGACACAGACATCGAAAGTCCTCAAGCAGTCAGCCCCGAAGACCCAGAAATAGCTAGTACTTCAACCGGCTTAAGGCAGGTTAACACCAACAGTAGCAATACTATTAACAACGGCAGTAGTCTTACCAGCAGCTCTACCAACAATGTcggaagcaacaacaacaatctcaGCCGGCCTGGgagtcaggaacatttatccaCCCACAAGCCACCTCCGATTGTGGTTGATAACTGTGAGAATCTGAACGGACTTATCAGATCCACAGACAAAATCGTTGACCCGACCAAATATTCCCTAAAATGTCATTCCAACAACTCTATTTGCATCTTAGCTGCTGATTCTGATACATACAGAGCTATAACAAAATCCCTGACTGTTAAAAAAGTTCCTTTCCATTCTTGGCAGTTGAAAGAAGAAAGGTCTTATCGAGTTGTCATCCGTGGTGTCCATCATTCTGTCCCGGATGAAAACATAAAGGAAAGCCTTACATCGGCTGGTCACACGGTTCGATTTGTTAACAGGCCCAGAAGCCGCTTCGACAAAACCAAGTTCGTTAACTTAGTTTTTGTTGAACTGGCACCAGCgacaaataacaaagaaatccATGATATTAATTCGCTTTGTAGGCAACGGGTTCAAGTTGAACTCCCTTACAAAAAGGATGATGTTGTTCAATGCCACCGGTGTCAAGCTTTTGGACATACAAAAAATCATTGCCAAAAGCTTTTCAACTGCGTCAGATGCGGCCTGCAACACGGTGTGGAGGCCTGCTTAAAGGATCTTCACCCAGTGAAGTGTGTAAACTGTGGCGGAGACCATACAGCTAGCT
Proteins encoded:
- the LOC138928449 gene encoding myb-like protein I, whose translation is MSNLSDTEEDLNISEIVARQQRQMSEALNCSLAEFSRRLAASSSVNTAPISTIDVEPELAVINGDDEDWWTPISANNKRRLVSGAPRSATKILRKANSPKTNTSTNQFDELSDMDTDIESPQAVSPEDPEIASTSTGLRQVNTNSSNTINNGSSLTSSSTNNVGSNNNNLSRPGSQEHLSTHKPPPIVVDNFRGQVSRPHHHAPMNVLQSQQFPPLGSYNSKKSQLRQQKEPPRQQQQHHHQQQQHHQQQQHQQQQQHQPQHSQQQQQQQSFPQQQRRSSQQSFNDHQWQRQGQMFLQSNERISGSVLGPVLYTLFTSDLPSPNGPGTLLATYADDTAFLVNSPCRNEASRITQEFLDS